The nucleotide sequence CCGTCGTACGCAGCCTGGTCAGCATCCCGGCCGGCGTCGAACGCATGCCACTGCTGAAGTTCACCCTGTACACGACCATTGGTAGCGCGTTGTGGAACTCATTGTTCGTCCTGCTCGGATACGCACTTGGTAGCCGGTGGCAGCAGGTCGGCGCGTACAGCAGTTACATCAACAACGCCGCCATCGGCCTCATCGGCCTGGCCGTGGTCGTCATCGTCATCAGGCGGCTTCGCGCCCGCCGACCAACTCCCGAGTGACAGGCCGGAGGGAATCGGCGGGGACTCGTCCGAGCCTGGTCCAGCGCGGGCGGGGCGACCGGCAGGCACACGCCGCCCGGCTAGACGACGCCCTGTTCGGCCTCGCTCGTCCCGACAGACCGCGCTCCATGGCCATCCCGACGCGTTCATCGGGCTCTCAGCTAGCGCCTGGAACCGTGGCTGGGTAACAACCTCAAGGCAAATCAGGGAGTGACGACCGTGATTCCTAGCGGCTCGGTCACGGCGATCCGTCGAGGTGATGCCGCCCCTTTGGCTCCCCGTGGTTCTCGAGCCCCAGGGGCCTCCTCCTCGCATTCCTGGAGGATGCTGACCACGCTGACCGGGCGGTCGCCGCCCTGCGGAGAGCCGGGTTCAGCGGGCAGGCGTTGAGGGTCTACGCCGGTGAGCAGATCCTCGATGACTACCGGCGCCACATGGCGCAGCGAAGCGTTTTTCAGCGCATCGCAGGCGCCGTGACTGCCGCCCCGGACAGCATCAACCTCTACTTGGGATACGCCCGCGACGGGTGCTCAGCTGTCTGGATCCACGTCCCAGACCACGAGGCGGCCAACCGGACCGTCCGCCACTTGGCGGGATCGCACGCGTTCTGCTTTCGGCATTACGGCCGCTGCCGCCAACGCGACATCATCGTCTGCCGCTCGACCTCCTGAGCGCCTGAGTGCCGCGTTCACGCCCTCCAGCAGCACCTTGGGATCGCTCCCAGGAGGGGCGGTCACTAACTCTCGCTGAACTCAACGCACCGCCAGTCCGTCACAGGGCGCGCCGCTTCGCCAGGGTCTGGTCAGCACCTCCCCGACGCGACGGCGGTGCGCTCCGGGCGCTCGTCCGGCTCGGCGGCAGCACCCACGACCACGGTCGGCCCTTCTCTGCCGCCTCTGCCGTGGTGACATCTGCGACGATCACCGTGATGTTGTCCCTGGCAGGCGCCGTCTGCACGCTCTCCATCAGCCGGACCGCTGCAGCTGAAGCGGTGTACTCCTGGGTGAGAGCCCGGCGGGTCCTCCGCCACGAGGTGTCGCCCCACAGACCGTCGGAGCACAGCAGAACCCGGTCCCCCGGAAGGGCCCGCAATGTGGAAGTTGCCACGTTGACCGTGTCGTCCTCGCGGCCTTGCAGAGCGGCGATGAGCACCGATCGCCACGGATGATTCCGCGCCTGCTCGGTGGAGATGCTGCTGGCGTCGAGCATCGCCTGGACGACCGAGTGGTCTCTGGTCAAGGCGACGAGCTGCCCGCCGCGGAGCAGGTAGGCGCGGGAGTCACCGATGTGCGCTACGACCAAGTGGCCGGCGCCGGAGAGTGCCATCGCCGTCAGCGTCGTAGCCATGCCCGCCAACACGGGCACCTCGGAGCGCAGCCGGCCGAGGCGGCGGTTTGCCCTGGACACGGCCCGGCGGAGCTGCGCCTCCGGATCTCCATCACACGGCAGTGGAAGTTGCTCCACCAGGGAGGTGATGGCCAGCGCTGACGCTGCCGCCCCACCGACATTGCCGCCGACCCCGTCCGCGACCGCCACGAGCTCAGGACTCGCTAGCCCGGAGTCTTGGTTGTCCGGGCGCGGCCCTCGGGACGACAAGGCCGCTCCGGAGAACATGAGCCGAGGAGCCAGTCGTCCTGTCGCCTCAAGCTGGCGACCAGTGGCCGGCGTCGGGCTCCCCGACGAACCTACGGTCCGACCGTCGGCGTTGCTCCGCGGATCACACTGCATGACCGATGCACTCACGACGTCCTCCTCGGGAACGCTGAACGAGCGGTCGCTCGCTGCGGATGACCAATCGTTGCCCGGGAGCACTGAGAGCCGGCTGAGATGTGTGGGGAGTACTCGAACAGCGGAAGTAGTTCGAGCCGTCCGGATCGCGGCAGCCGCGAGATGACAAGTTCGGACGCTCGGCCATCGGAGCCCGCCCCCATCCGTAGGACATCTCAGACCGGGTGGGCGCCAATCCGGAGATCAGGACTTTCACGCCTCGGCCATCCATTCCTCTGGTGCGGCGCCTTGCCAGGACGAGCTCGTGGGCGCCTGCCCAGCGCGCTCGCGCCTCATGGCTGGTTCCACGGTCGTAACTCCAGCTTCTTCAGCCGGGGCGCGCATGGCTGGGTCACCACTCGTCATGGACGATGCAGGTGGCCGCGAGCGACTTGTTCGGTGACGACCCAGATGGCGACGATCTCTACCAGGAGCAGCCCTACGAGGACGAGCAACTGGGCGGCGCCGGCCTGCATCGCGCTTCCTCCGCCAAGGAGGACACCGACGTACGCGCCGGGCAATGTCACCAGCCCGACGGTGCGCGTTTGGTCCAGCGCAGGGACCAATGCGGTGGCAGCGGCCGGACGGACCACCTCGAGGACGGCGTCGCGAGGCAGGAGCCCGAGAGCGAGGGCGGCCTCGACCTCGCCCCGGCGTTGCTGGAGCTCGTCGAACAGCCGACGCCCAGCCAGCGAAGTAGCAGTCATCGCGCCGCCGATGAGGATTCCACCGATGGGGACAACGGCTTCCCCGCTCAGGGGCACGGTTCCGGTGACCATCACCAGTCCGACGACGGGCAGGGCTCCCACGCCGATCGGCAGGACCATCCTCGCAGCACTGGAAGCTCCTCCCGATGACCGCAGCCGGGTCCCGGTCACCCGCCGGGCGGATGTGACAGCGGCAACGGTGAGCATGACGAAGATGAAGACGGTCGACAGCCACAAGGAGCGGACGACGGCGACCAGGACGGCGGACACGGCGGCCAGCTGGAGCACCGCTCGAGCAGCAGCGACCACGATCGGGCGGCTCTGGTGGAAGCCGGAAAGAGCGCCAGCCGTAGCCGCACCCGCAACCAGGAGGAGCAGGACACCCCCGAGCGCCCAGCTCAGCGTGACGATGGTCGACTCCCTGTTCCTGCCACCGGCGGCTCCCCTCGAGCCAGCCGATCAACGGTCGTATCGTTCACCCGACCACAGGCATGGACCAGGCTCCAGCCGGAAACGGAGGTCTCGCGCCCCTACCCGGTTATAGGAGTCTCCTGCCAGGACATGAGGCGGACGCACGGCGACCCCCGAGCGCCGAGCGCTTCGGGGGCCGCCGTGGTCCAGTGGCGAGATCCGATCAGTCCTGGGTGTCGTTCGGCCCCTCGGGCTGGTCGGCGGCGTCGGCAGGGTCGCCGACGTCCTCAGCCTGCTGAGCCAGGACGTCGCCGTTGCCGGCGTCGATGACCACCTCGGTCACCGTGCCGTCAGCGCCGTTGACCTCCACGATGTAGACCACCCAGCCGTTCTCGTTGTCCAGGTCGGTCTCGGCCACCGTGCCCGGAACCGCCGCCAGCGCAGCCTGCTCGGCCTGCTGCGGGGTCAGCATGGCCAGTGCCTGCAGCGACGCCTGCTCCTGATCCTCGCTGCCCGAGACCTCCTGCCCGTCGGCCTGCTCGGTCTCCGCCGGCGCCGCCACGCTGCCGGTGAAGGCCGGGTCCTGGTCCTCCTGCTCGCTACCCGGGCCGCCGTCGGGACCGTCGTCGGTCTCCCCGTCGGGCTCCTGCTGGCCGACCGCGGAACTGGTCGCCGCCGGTGCGGAGCCGTTGTCCGAGGCGGCCGCGATCG is from Modestobacter marinus and encodes:
- a CDS encoding PepSY domain-containing protein, encoding MNLNMDKRKLAAAGLLTAVLVGGGASIAAASDNGSAPAATSSAVGQQEPDGETDDGPDGGPGSEQEDQDPAFTGSVAAPAETEQADGQEVSGSEDQEQASLQALAMLTPQQAEQAALAAVPGTVAETDLDNENGWVVYIVEVNGADGTVTEVVIDAGNGDVLAQQAEDVGDPADAADQPEGPNDTQD
- a CDS encoding PP2C family protein-serine/threonine phosphatase, producing MQCDPRSNADGRTVGSSGSPTPATGRQLEATGRLAPRLMFSGAALSSRGPRPDNQDSGLASPELVAVADGVGGNVGGAAASALAITSLVEQLPLPCDGDPEAQLRRAVSRANRRLGRLRSEVPVLAGMATTLTAMALSGAGHLVVAHIGDSRAYLLRGGQLVALTRDHSVVQAMLDASSISTEQARNHPWRSVLIAALQGREDDTVNVATSTLRALPGDRVLLCSDGLWGDTSWRRTRRALTQEYTASAAAVRLMESVQTAPARDNITVIVADVTTAEAAEKGRPWSWVLPPSRTSARSAPPSRRGGADQTLAKRRAL
- a CDS encoding ABC transporter permease; the encoded protein is MVTLSWALGGVLLLLVAGAATAGALSGFHQSRPIVVAAARAVLQLAAVSAVLVAVVRSLWLSTVFIFVMLTVAAVTSARRVTGTRLRSSGGASSAARMVLPIGVGALPVVGLVMVTGTVPLSGEAVVPIGGILIGGAMTATSLAGRRLFDELQQRRGEVEAALALGLLPRDAVLEVVRPAAATALVPALDQTRTVGLVTLPGAYVGVLLGGGSAMQAGAAQLLVLVGLLLVEIVAIWVVTEQVARGHLHRP